GCGGGGGCCTATTGTGACAGAAAAATCCACGATGGGCACACAAGGCGGCCGCTATACCTTCAAAGTTGATCGCGGTGCAAACAAGATCGACATCCAAAAGGCTGTGGAACATTTTTTTGGTGTGGATGTGGTGTCTGTGAACACCTTAAACCGCGTGGGTAAGAAGCGTCGCTTTAAGGGCGTGTTAGGTCAGACCTCGGGAATGAAAAAAGCGGTGGTTCGTTTGAAAGAGGGCCAGGTGATTGATGCAGAGGGGGGTGAGAAGTGAGTTTAAAGGCTTACCGTCCCACAACACCAGGCCAACGAGGAACAGTCCTGGTCGATCGTTCTTTGTTATGGCGGGGGCGTTCTATTAAAACGTTGACAACGCGCATGGCCAAAACGGGCGGGCGTAATGCTGTGGGCCGTTTAACGGCGTATCATCGTGGCGGC
This genomic stretch from Candidatus Hepatobacter penaei harbors:
- the rplW gene encoding 50S ribosomal protein L23, whose product is MRGTQFKKSYQGPSVSRLPYILRGPIVTEKSTMGTQGGRYTFKVDRGANKIDIQKAVEHFFGVDVVSVNTLNRVGKKRRFKGVLGQTSGMKKAVVRLKEGQVIDAEGGEK